One region of Deinococcus planocerae genomic DNA includes:
- a CDS encoding acyl-CoA dehydrogenase family protein codes for MTGTLSPTLQDVTDRAVRAIREHAPECETAQDVTPRAASALRGSGYTRLSLPRERGGLGASLEEYAAAQTRLGEADAALALVLAMHTHVVGAAFQGGTLPGPMLAALARASLEGQLVNALASEPELGSPSRGGLPRTAVTPDGAGGWLLTGRKTWATGARALGLAVVSAATPEGTVARLLVPMDAPGVRTLETWAGSLALRGTGSHDVVFDGVRVPGEHLAPPGPAHPASSAWFWTAIAATYLGVGFAALHALVEYARERVPTALGAPIATLPRVQENVGRVATELQAARALLLEAARAWDRQPGADAVPGLAAAKAH; via the coding sequence GTGACCGGGACCCTCTCCCCCACCCTGCAAGACGTGACCGACCGGGCGGTGCGGGCCATCCGCGAGCACGCCCCCGAATGCGAGACGGCGCAGGACGTGACCCCGCGGGCGGCCTCGGCCCTGCGGGGAAGCGGGTACACCCGGCTGTCCTTGCCCCGGGAGCGCGGGGGGCTGGGGGCGAGCCTGGAGGAGTACGCGGCGGCGCAGACGCGGCTCGGCGAGGCGGACGCGGCGCTCGCGCTCGTGCTGGCGATGCACACGCACGTGGTGGGCGCGGCCTTTCAGGGGGGCACGCTGCCGGGGCCCATGCTCGCGGCCCTCGCGCGGGCGAGCCTGGAGGGCCAGCTCGTGAACGCCCTGGCGAGCGAGCCCGAACTCGGCAGCCCCTCGCGGGGTGGGCTGCCCCGCACCGCCGTCACCCCGGACGGCGCGGGCGGCTGGCTCCTCACGGGCCGCAAGACCTGGGCGACGGGGGCCCGGGCGCTGGGCCTCGCGGTCGTGAGTGCGGCCACGCCGGAGGGGACGGTCGCCCGGCTGCTCGTGCCGATGGACGCGCCGGGCGTGCGGACCCTGGAGACGTGGGCGGGCTCGCTCGCGCTGCGGGGCACCGGGAGCCACGACGTCGTGTTCGACGGGGTGCGCGTGCCCGGTGAGCATCTCGCCCCGCCCGGCCCGGCGCACCCGGCCTCCAGCGCGTGGTTCTGGACGGCCATCGCGGCGACCTACCTGGGGGTGGGCTTCGCGGCGCTGCACGCCCTGGTGGAGTACGCCCGCGAACGGGTGCCCACCGCCCTCGGCGCCCCCATCGCCACCCTGCCGCGGGTGCAGGAGAACGTGGGGCGCGTCGCCACCGAGTTGCAAGCTGCCCGCGCCCTGCTGCTGGAGGCGGCCCGCGCCTGGGACCGCCAGCCCGGCGCGGACGCGGTGCCCGGCCTCGCCGCCGCGAAGGCCCAC